The Sulfurimonas sp. HSL-1716 sequence AGCAAAAAGACTGCTTACTATATAAAAGATGACGCCGATAATGAAGTAGGGTGCGATCAGTTTAAAAGGCGGCGCAAAATCACGGTTAATTACAAACATCTGTATCTTCTTACTTACTCTTTCTTTTGTCTTAGCTTGCTTTGTAACTGAAAGTTATTTTTACACGACCGTCTTCAAGGTCTTCTGTAAAAATGTCGTAGTTTTGTTTTATTTTTTCAAATAATCCTATCGGTTTTTTGTGATTGATCATCACTAATTTGTGGTCGGTAGCATTGATAAGTTCGATTCCTCTCATAGCATTGACCATAGGAAAAGGCGGCTCACACAGGGATGTGTCAAACTGATAATAAGTTACGTCGTTTCTTGTGTACGTATAAAAATCCACTGTCGCACCGGGGACATCGATTTTCGTAGCATACTCAGGTAATACATTCATAATAGACCTTTGAGTTGAAGATAATTTTAGAATATTAATGTAAAATACATTTTTCTGCATTAACAAATGTCAAGAATTGTTTCAAAAATTTGATATATTATTTGAAAAAAGAGAAGGGTAACCGATGAATTTTCGAAAATACGTACATGCGGTAGGTACGGGAGTAAAAGGAAACAGAGATTTAAGCTTCGAAGAAGCCGAAGATATGATGCGTCAGATGTTGGATCAAAGCGTTCACACGGAGCAGATCGCGGCATTTTTGCTGGGGTGGAGACTTAAACCGGAAACCACGACGGAGTTTCGAGGAGCTATCAAAGCATGTGATTCATATATCACGCCCGTTAAGATTCAAAACTCGATCGAGCTTGGCTATCCTTTTGACGGCAAAGCAAATAATCCCTATATTTTTCCTCTTGTTGCCCGTGTGCTTCAAGATGCGGGTCTTAGTCTTGTGGTCATGGGTGACGATCTGCAGCCGGCAAAACACGGCATCACTACAAAAGAGATATGTACGCATCTTGAGCTGAACGCCAACTGCCATTTTTTCGACAGAAAAGATTTTTTCAAAGAGCTTCATAATCTGACGGAAGTGCGTATGCGGCTCGGACTTCGTACGGGTTTTAACACGATAGAAAAGCTTCCTCGTGTCGCGGGCAGCGAGTACGCGATAACAGGCGTCTTTCACAAACCCTATGTCAAAAAATATATCGAAGTTTTTTCGGACCGTTATGAGAGATTTGCCTTGATCCAAGGGAATGAGGGAACACCGGAACTTTTCAGTAAAGGCAGACTGTGGATCGCCAACGGTGAAGGTGCAGAAGAGTTTATCATCGATCCGGAGCACTACGGGATACGCTATCAGAAATCATGGGAGTGTATTTCGCTCGAAGAATCCTTGGAACAGGTAAATAACCCTTCTGCGGAGTTTTTGAAACTTGCAAAATTAAATGCTGCTATCTATCTTTTCGTCGCACAAAAAGCCAAGAGCATCGACGACGCTTTTGAAATGCTAAATGGATAAACGCTCCAACCATATAAGAAATGTCCTTCACGGGTTTTTTCTCTCTATCGGAACGACGATCGCCGAACCTTCGACCATCCTGCCGCTGATCTTGAACGCTTTTGGCGGAGGAGCACTGCTGGTCGGCTTTTTTTCCGCCTTTCTTCGCGGAGGTGCTATCATCGTGCAGATGTTTGCGGCTTTTCAGTCACAGAACTATGCAAGGATGCTTCCCTATCTGAGACGCGTTTTTTTCATACGTTTTCTTGCCTGGTTCGGGATCGGCGTGTCGATACTTCTCTTTGGAACATCCCATCCGAACATAACACTTTTGTGCATCGGAACGGGACTGTTCATCTTTTCTTTCAGTGCAGGGTTTGGAGCGATCTACTTTAAAGATATACTTGCAAAGATATTTACGCATAAATTTCGCGGCAGAAGCATGGCATACAGACAGTTTTTTACCGCTTTGGGAGGATTGGTGAGCGGTTCTCTTGCGGCGGTCATTCTCGATCTTTTTCAACCGCCTTTGAGCTACGGCTATCTTTTCATGATCAGTGCATTTTTCATGGGGTTCGGATATCTGGCTTTTGCAACGGTGGACGAACCCGAAAAAATCGAAATGGCGCCCAGAGAAAACTCTTTCAAAAAGTTCTTATACAGTGCGCTTGAAACACTCAAAGCCGATAAAGATCTGCAGATCCAGGTCACGACGTTTTTGCTTGCGTACGGCTATCTTATGGCGCTGCCTTTTATCATACTCGATGCCAAGAGCAAAATTGAGTTGAGCGCATCGGCCATAGGCATCCTTATAACCACGCAGATGGTCGGGGCGATGCTCAGTAATTTTTTGTGGGGAAAACTGACGGGCAGCGGCAAGAACAGGCATACGGCCGGCATCGCCATCGGCATGCATCTCATTGCCGTTTTGACGGCATTCTTTGCAACAACGCTTTATGAATATATGCTGATCTTTTTCTTGATAGGAGCGGCGGCGGACGGAAACCGCATCGCTTCGGGAAACCTCATACTTATTTTGGCGCCGCCGCAAAAGCGTTCTATATACGTAGCGTTACAAATCAACATAGTTTCATTTGGAATGTTTTTTTCTATTTTAGGCGGATTGATCGTTCATATAAGCAGTTATAAAATACTTTACGGTATCACTGCAGCGGTTCTGACAGCGGCTTTTTTGACATCTTTGAGACTAAAAGACGAGAGAGAAAAGCAGCATGAAAGTGACACAATAGTGACATGAATTGTTAGGATATTTTAACGCATCATCATATAAACTACAGATAATATTTGGAGTGACTTATGATAGAAAATATTTTAAAAAGAGACGGCACATATAAAGAGTTCTTATCTTTCAAAATCGAAGATGCGATAAAAAAAGCTTTTAAATCTCAGCATGTGACGTATGACAGTTCTGTGTTTTTTAATGTCTTGGAAGAGCTTAAAAACAAAAGAGTGGTCGCTGTCGAGGACATTCAAGACCTAATAGAACAAGAGTTGTACAAAGCAAGATACTTTGATGTGTTAAAAAGCTTCATGCTTTATCGCCACACTCACAAAATGCAAAGAGAGCGTGTTTTAGATGAAGACACGACATACATCAATTCGACACAGACTATCGAAGAGTACATCAACGGAAGCGACTGGAGGATAAAAGCCAATTCGAACACGGGGTATTCGAATGCCGGTCTTGTAAACAATACGGCCGGAAAAGTGATAGCAAACTACTGGCTGGACAAAATATATTCCAAAGAGGAAGGGTATGCCCACCGTAACGGCGATTATCATATTCATGACCTTGATTGTCTCACGGGTTATTGTGCCGGATGGAGCCTAAGAGTTCTTTTGGATGAAGGATTTAACGGCGTAAGGGGACGGGTCGAATCCAGTGCTCCGAGACATTTCCGCGAAGCACTTGGACAGATGGCAAACTTTCTTGGTATATTACAGTCCGAATGGGCAGGTGCTCAAGCGTTTAGTTCGTTCGATACCTATCTGGCACCTTACGCATTTAAAGATAAACTGCCGTATAACGATATCAAAAAAGCGATCAGAAGTTTTGTGTACAATCTAAACGTGCCAGCAAGATGGGGGCAGTCGCCTTTTACCAACATAACGATCGACTGGACGGTCCCTGAGGATTTGAAATCCCAGATACCTACAAGCAAACAAAAACACCTCTTTAAAGGGGTCTTGGACAAAGAACTTCAAGAAGAAGCTCTTAAAAGAGGGGCCTCTTCGCTAGAAAACATGACATACGCTCATTTTCAACCGGAGATGAACCAGATCAACAGGGCGTACTATGAGATCATGACCGAAGGCGATCTTACGGGACAGCCTTTTACTTTCCCGATCCCTACGGTAAATATTACCGAAGATTTCGACTGGTACGGAGAAAATACGGACGTGTTGTTTGAAAACACCGCAAAAGTAGGTTCTTCATATTTTCAAAATTTTATCGGGTCTCAATATAAAAGGGATGCAGAAGGAAATCTTGTTCCGAATGAAGAAGCATACAAACCGGGGCATGTCCGCTCTATGTGCTGCCGTCTTCAGCTGGACCTCAGAGAGCTTCTAAAACGCGGAGGGGGATTGTTCGGTTCTGCCGAGATGACAGGTTCCATCGGTGTCGTTACTATAAATATGGCGAGATTAGGGTTCCTTTATAAAGGAGATCAAGAAGCGCTTTACGAGCGTTTGGATCAGTTGATGGAGATGGCAAAATCTACCTTGGAGAAAAAACGCGTATTTATTCAGGAGATGTATGACAGAGGGTTGTTTCCGTATACAAAACGTTATCTTCCGGGATTTAAGAACCATTTCTCCACTATCGGCGTGAACGGTATCAACGAGATGATAAGAAACTTCACGAGTGACAGTTACGATATCAGTGACCCAAGAGGTATAGAGTTTGCTACGGAGATATTAAACCACATGAGAGACAAAATGGTCGAGTATCAGGAGGAGACGGGTAACCTTTATAATCTTGAAGCGACACCTGCAGAAGGAACGACGTACAGATTTGCAAAAGAGGATAAAAAACGATACAACGATTCGATCATCCAGGCGGGTGAGGGGCAAAACATCTATTATACGAACTCCTCTCAAATCCCTGTCGATCTGACGAACGATCCGTTTGAAGCGTTGAGTCTTCAAGACGATCTTCAATGTAAGTATACGGGCGGAACCGTTTTGCATCTCTATATGCAAGAGCAGGTGAGCTCTACGGAAGCTTGTAGAAAATTGGTAAAAAATGTCATAACCAATTTCAGACTTCCTTATATAACGGTCACTCCGCTTTTCTCCGTATGTCCAAAACATGGATATATCGAAGGAGAGCATGAGTATTGTCCTAAGTGTGATGAAGAGATCGTACAAGAATACGAAACGGCAAAACGCGAAGTTTCATAAAACTAAAACAAGGAGAAAAACATGAAAAAGAACGACGTATTAAACCTATTGAAAGAGAAAAGACAAAGATGTACCGTATATACGAGAGTTATGGGATATCACAGACCTGTGGAGAGTTTCAACCTGGGAAAAATAGGTGAGCATAAACAAAGACAACAATTTATTGAACACTAAAATCGTCTACGATATTACAAAATTTACGCATCTCGATTTTCCCGATCACCTGTCATGTATAATATGGTTCGCGGGGTGTAACATGAGATGCGACTATTGCTACAACCAAGCGATAGTTTTTGCAAAAAACGGAAGTCACTCGTTAGACGACGTGATCGAATTCTTAAAGACCAGAATCGGTTTGCTTGACGGAGTAGTCCTCTCCGGCGGTGAAGCAACGGATTATGATCTTGCACAATTCTGTACTCAGATCAAAGCGCTCGGGTTTAAAATCAAGCTTGATACCAACGGCACCAATTTCCAACGCCTTAAAACTTTGTGTGAATCGAGTCTTATCGATTACGTGGCACTTGATTATAAAGCGCCGGAGTATAAGTTTCAGCAGGTAACCAAATCAAGCAAGTACGAAGAGTTTTCAAAAAGTCTGCATTATCTGATAGAAAGCGGTATCGACTTTGAAGCACGGACGACTGTTCATACCGACCTTATAGACGAACAGGATATAAACGCCATCATAAAAGATCTCAAGGCACGGGGATATAATAAAAAATATTATCTGCAAAACTTTCTGGATACGGGAGACAATATCGGAAAGATAACCGCTTCAAAGAAAAAAATCGATAAGAATCTGCTTTCAGACAGCATAGAAATAGTTTTCAGATAAGATCATTTTTATTGACGCAAATCATCATTTTTTGGTATTTCATAAGTTAACATAACGCTTTTAAACTATCGGAGTGAATCTATGGAAGCAGATGAGAAATTAAATAAATATGAACGTTATAAGATGCGAAAGTGCCCTTATGACTTCTTTCCCGAAATTAGGTCTCTTGATTTTGAGAACATATCAGATGCCGACAGATATTATCTGCAGGACTTCGGTATTTTCAACGCCGACTTTTTAGAAGGCGAGTTTACCATAAGGATCCGTGTCCCCGGAGGCAGATTGACCGCACGGCAATTTCAAAGCATAGCCGATATCGTCGCAGAGCATGATCTTCATATCATATTGACCGCGCGGGCGGGAATGCAGATCCATGGACTGTATGGGGATAACGTTTTGGAGGTCTTTGATCAGATCAACGCCCTTGAGATCACGACGTGGCAGAGTTTCGGCGACAATGTGCGTAATATAGTAACCGATATCTACGACGGTGTCGGAGAGCATTGCGAGATAGAGGCATACCCGATAATCATGCAGATGCAGGAAAAAATCTTGAAAAACCCGCGTTACGTCGGGATGCTTCCCCGCCGCATCTCGGTCGGGGTATCGGGGAACCGTGCCAATGTAGTATCACTGTTCGCAAACGATCTTTATTTTGCTTTGGCGGAGAAAGAGGGCACGTTGGGCTTCAATGTCTATATGGGAGGCAAAAACTCGGAGATCGCCAAAGATGCGAACATCTTTTTATTAAAAGAGGAGGTTCCTGATTTTTTTGCCGCGTTCGTAGAAACCTTCTTTATACATGGTCTGCGTAAATCGCGTTGGAAAAGCCGTTTGTTCCATCTGCTTGAGCAGATCGGTATGGAGCAGTTCAAAGAGTATGTTCAAGAGGAGTATGCAAAGCCGTTCGAACCTGCGGGCAAACTGCTGCTGCAAAAAGAGAAGTTTACACAAAGCCAAAAGCTAAAAGACGGAACATACGCTTTTTGCTATCAGACGGACTTTGCGCGGCTTGATGTAAAAGAGATAACCGAGATAGCCAAATATGCTACACAGCATGATGCCCAGATCCGCTTCGGGATTGATCAGAACATATACCTGCTTGGACTGAAAGAGAAAACTCTGCCTTTGAACTCTCCAAAAGAGAGTGCGACGATAGTCGCATGTGCGGGCAGTGAGTATTGCCCTTTCTCATACTGGAGCATCAAGAACGAGACGGTATACCTTCCTCTGGACAAGATCAATGAGCATAGACTGCAGGTCGGATTTTCAGGATGTGCCAAAGGATGCGGAAGACATCAGCATTCTGATATCGGGCTTATCGGACTGAGAACAAATAACTTCGGAGCTGCAGAAGGCGGGGCGAGAATATTTTTAGGAGCAGAACATTCAGGAGGACACTCCGTGGGAAGGATGATCTTCTCTATGGTTCCTCTTGAGCATCTTCATTCACTGCTTACACTTATTATACAAATGTACGAGCAGAGCGGATACAAAGATTTTGAAGAGTATGCAGGCGGGGTATTAAATACCTACTCCGAAGATTTTATCGCTTTATGGCTGCTGGCAAACACTCAGACAGGCAGAGCAGTCGATCTCAAAGCAAACAGTAAGATAGCTGCAGCCAATGAAGAAGAGAGATTCAAATATGAAAAAGATCTGCTTCATGAAAATTTTGCGGGAGTAGACTTTTTAGAACTTATAGAAGACAACTTTAAAAGTGTAGTTTCAACAGTCAGTAAAAAGCTGTGGACTATCGAGGAATAAAAGAGCATAATCCATACTTATGAGACAGATAAGTAACCTTAAACGAAAATAACGTCTTTTTATTATCAAGTATTGATAATGATTATTGAATTTTAAATCGGATAAAATTTGTCCGATTTAAAAAATAAAGGAAAAAAGATGTTAAATGGATCAAATGTACTTTCCGTAAAAAAGATTATGTTAGTTGCAGTTTTAGCGTTCAGCTCTCTTCAAGCAGAAGATGTCGTTCACTATGACAAAAGAGAAGTGAAAAAACCTGAAATGAGCAAACCGAACCATCCGAACGATAATATTTATATAAATAGATAAGTATCAAATAGGATAAGATAAGCGCCGGTGTAAGAGGGTATACCTCTGTTTTGCGCTCCCGGCGTTTTTTATCTGAAGCGCAATCTTCATGCCTTGTGTTGAAAAGGCCACTGCAGGCCTTTTCTCTCCTTGTAAGGATCTCACGGATCCGATTTTACCCCTCTTTTATGATATCGATCGAAGAGTGCGATCTTTCTTTTGCAAAACATACGCGTAGAGAAGCGTGTATCCGCAAAAAGTATCTCGGTAATAT is a genomic window containing:
- a CDS encoding glycosyl transferase — protein: MNFRKYVHAVGTGVKGNRDLSFEEAEDMMRQMLDQSVHTEQIAAFLLGWRLKPETTTEFRGAIKACDSYITPVKIQNSIELGYPFDGKANNPYIFPLVARVLQDAGLSLVVMGDDLQPAKHGITTKEICTHLELNANCHFFDRKDFFKELHNLTEVRMRLGLRTGFNTIEKLPRVAGSEYAITGVFHKPYVKKYIEVFSDRYERFALIQGNEGTPELFSKGRLWIANGEGAEEFIIDPEHYGIRYQKSWECISLEESLEQVNNPSAEFLKLAKLNAAIYLFVAQKAKSIDDAFEMLNG
- a CDS encoding MFS transporter, yielding MDKRSNHIRNVLHGFFLSIGTTIAEPSTILPLILNAFGGGALLVGFFSAFLRGGAIIVQMFAAFQSQNYARMLPYLRRVFFIRFLAWFGIGVSILLFGTSHPNITLLCIGTGLFIFSFSAGFGAIYFKDILAKIFTHKFRGRSMAYRQFFTALGGLVSGSLAAVILDLFQPPLSYGYLFMISAFFMGFGYLAFATVDEPEKIEMAPRENSFKKFLYSALETLKADKDLQIQVTTFLLAYGYLMALPFIILDAKSKIELSASAIGILITTQMVGAMLSNFLWGKLTGSGKNRHTAGIAIGMHLIAVLTAFFATTLYEYMLIFFLIGAAADGNRIASGNLILILAPPQKRSIYVALQINIVSFGMFFSILGGLIVHISSYKILYGITAAVLTAAFLTSLRLKDEREKQHESDTIVT
- a CDS encoding anaerobic ribonucleoside-triphosphate reductase activating protein; the protein is MSINKDNNLLNTKIVYDITKFTHLDFPDHLSCIIWFAGCNMRCDYCYNQAIVFAKNGSHSLDDVIEFLKTRIGLLDGVVLSGGEATDYDLAQFCTQIKALGFKIKLDTNGTNFQRLKTLCESSLIDYVALDYKAPEYKFQQVTKSSKYEEFSKSLHYLIESGIDFEARTTVHTDLIDEQDINAIIKDLKARGYNKKYYLQNFLDTGDNIGKITASKKKIDKNLLSDSIEIVFR
- a CDS encoding nitrite/sulfite reductase yields the protein MEADEKLNKYERYKMRKCPYDFFPEIRSLDFENISDADRYYLQDFGIFNADFLEGEFTIRIRVPGGRLTARQFQSIADIVAEHDLHIILTARAGMQIHGLYGDNVLEVFDQINALEITTWQSFGDNVRNIVTDIYDGVGEHCEIEAYPIIMQMQEKILKNPRYVGMLPRRISVGVSGNRANVVSLFANDLYFALAEKEGTLGFNVYMGGKNSEIAKDANIFLLKEEVPDFFAAFVETFFIHGLRKSRWKSRLFHLLEQIGMEQFKEYVQEEYAKPFEPAGKLLLQKEKFTQSQKLKDGTYAFCYQTDFARLDVKEITEIAKYATQHDAQIRFGIDQNIYLLGLKEKTLPLNSPKESATIVACAGSEYCPFSYWSIKNETVYLPLDKINEHRLQVGFSGCAKGCGRHQHSDIGLIGLRTNNFGAAEGGARIFLGAEHSGGHSVGRMIFSMVPLEHLHSLLTLIIQMYEQSGYKDFEEYAGGVLNTYSEDFIALWLLANTQTGRAVDLKANSKIAAANEEERFKYEKDLLHENFAGVDFLELIEDNFKSVVSTVSKKLWTIEE